One genomic region from Clostridium saccharobutylicum DSM 13864 encodes:
- the accC gene encoding acetyl-CoA carboxylase biotin carboxylase subunit, whose protein sequence is MFKKILIANRGEIAVRIIRACRELGISTVAIYSETDKDALHVKISDEAYCIGKTFVKDSYLNVQNILSVAIHAKVDAIHPGYGFLSENTDFAQMCEEFGIKFIGPCSEIISLMGDKSNARDTIKRAGVPTVPGTDGEIQNIDEAIAIAKEIGYPVIVKASAGGGGKGMRVVNSEDELISSIETAQKEAQNYFGNPMVYLEKYLEYTRHVEIQIIGDNYGNVVHLGERDCSIQRRHQKLVEESPSPALNEDLRNAMGDAAVRVAKAVKYNSVGTVEFLLNEDNNFYFMEMNTRIQVEHGVTEMITGIDLMKEQILVAGGEKLSFTQEDVKINGCALECRINAEDPSRNFIPCPGKVENYLSPGGIGLRIDSAVYPGYVIPPFYDSMVSKVIAWGRDRDEAILRMKRALDEFVIEGVKTTIPFHKKLMDNETFRSGNFNTKFLEINKDLF, encoded by the coding sequence ATGTTTAAGAAAATTCTTATAGCTAATAGAGGAGAAATTGCTGTTAGAATCATACGTGCTTGCAGAGAGCTTGGAATTTCAACAGTTGCTATTTATTCAGAAACTGATAAAGATGCATTGCATGTGAAAATTTCTGATGAAGCTTATTGTATTGGTAAAACATTTGTAAAGGATAGTTATCTTAATGTACAAAATATATTGAGTGTCGCTATACATGCTAAAGTAGATGCTATTCATCCAGGTTATGGTTTCCTTTCAGAAAACACAGATTTTGCTCAAATGTGTGAAGAATTTGGAATTAAATTTATAGGTCCATGTTCTGAAATTATAAGTTTAATGGGTGATAAATCTAATGCAAGAGATACAATAAAAAGAGCTGGAGTGCCTACTGTTCCTGGGACAGATGGAGAAATACAAAATATTGATGAAGCAATAGCAATTGCAAAAGAAATAGGATATCCAGTTATAGTTAAAGCATCAGCAGGAGGCGGAGGTAAAGGAATGAGAGTGGTTAATTCTGAAGATGAATTAATAAGCTCCATTGAAACTGCTCAAAAGGAAGCACAAAACTATTTCGGAAATCCTATGGTTTATTTGGAGAAATATTTAGAGTATACTAGGCATGTAGAAATTCAAATAATTGGAGATAATTATGGAAATGTAGTTCATTTAGGTGAAAGAGATTGTTCAATACAAAGACGTCATCAAAAGCTTGTAGAAGAATCACCATCACCAGCATTAAATGAAGATTTAAGAAATGCTATGGGTGACGCGGCTGTAAGAGTAGCTAAGGCTGTAAAGTATAATAGTGTAGGAACTGTTGAATTTCTTTTAAATGAGGATAATAATTTTTATTTTATGGAAATGAATACAAGAATACAAGTTGAGCATGGTGTTACTGAAATGATAACTGGCATTGACCTTATGAAAGAACAGATATTAGTAGCAGGTGGTGAAAAATTATCTTTTACTCAAGAAGATGTTAAGATAAATGGATGTGCTTTAGAATGTAGAATAAATGCGGAAGATCCATCTAGAAACTTTATTCCTTGTCCAGGAAAGGTTGAAAATTATTTATCACCTGGTGGAATTGGTTTAAGAATAGATAGTGCAGTTTACCCAGGATATGTTATCCCACCATTTTATGATTCAATGGTATCAAAAGTGATTGCTTGGGGAAGAGATAGGGATGAAGCAATTCTAAGAATGAAAAGAGCATTAGATGAATTTGTTATTGAAGGAGTTAAAACAACAATTCCTTTTCACAAAAAATTGATGGACAATGAAACTTTTAGGTCAGGAAACTTTAATACTAAGTTTTTGGAAATTAATAAAGATTTATTTTAA
- a CDS encoding acetyl-CoA carboxylase biotin carboxyl carrier protein has translation MINIDDIEKIIKVVDKFDVPHFEFQHEDSKIVIDKNKTCEGLASTNTFAKGEIKDAQSKIKKSINEDVEIEITEKEYIKAAFAGTFYCSKEKNEQAFVKVNDEVECDTVVGLIEVMKLFNEVEAGVQGTIVDILVKDGDFVEYGQPLFEIKSK, from the coding sequence ATGATTAATATAGATGATATAGAAAAAATTATTAAAGTTGTTGATAAATTTGATGTTCCTCATTTTGAATTTCAACATGAAGATAGTAAGATAGTAATAGATAAGAATAAGACATGTGAAGGTTTAGCTAGTACAAATACGTTTGCTAAAGGTGAAATTAAGGATGCTCAGTCTAAAATTAAGAAAAGTATCAATGAGGACGTTGAGATAGAAATTACAGAGAAGGAATATATTAAAGCCGCTTTTGCAGGTACTTTCTATTGTTCCAAAGAAAAAAATGAACAAGCCTTCGTTAAAGTTAATGATGAGGTAGAATGTGATACTGTTGTTGGATTGATTGAAGTGATGAAATTATTTAATGAAGTTGAAGCTGGAGTTCAAGGAACTATAGTTGATATATTAGTTAAGGATGGAGACTTTGTAGAATACGGCCAACCACTATTTGAGATAAAAAGTAAGTAA
- a CDS encoding biotin-dependent carboxyltransferase family protein, producing MNISVLNPGLLTTIQDLGRIGYQKDGVIVSGAMDSYAMRLSNIIVGNEENESVLEITLVGPSLQLNEGTLFAITGADLSPTINGLKVPSGRPVYVNKNCTLKFGSCKAGCRSYLAVAGGFDVPKVMNSKSTYLRAGFGGYEGRALKKGDILRIGVKSLESTILIEKLKEISDKDDFVTLKWYVKNFIKEISENTVIRVFPDRQFHSISEESIKKFFDSKFNIDARSDRMGYRLCGEKIQFKEKLEMISEEVSVGTIQVPPDGNPIILLADRQTAGGYPKIAHVASVDIQKIVQLKPNDKIIFKKITLKEAEKLYFSRERYISEIKKAIKLITI from the coding sequence GTGAATATATCTGTTTTAAATCCAGGACTTCTTACAACAATTCAGGATTTGGGGAGAATTGGATATCAAAAAGATGGAGTTATAGTTAGTGGAGCTATGGATAGTTATGCGATGAGACTATCTAATATTATAGTTGGAAATGAAGAAAATGAAAGTGTTTTAGAAATAACTTTAGTTGGACCTTCATTACAACTTAATGAAGGAACTTTATTTGCTATAACTGGTGCAGATCTTTCTCCTACTATTAATGGGCTAAAGGTTCCTAGTGGAAGACCTGTTTATGTAAATAAAAATTGTACATTGAAGTTTGGTTCGTGTAAAGCAGGCTGTCGTTCTTATTTAGCTGTAGCTGGTGGGTTTGATGTTCCAAAAGTAATGAATAGTAAAAGTACATATTTGAGAGCGGGATTTGGTGGTTATGAAGGAAGAGCATTGAAAAAAGGAGATATACTTAGAATTGGTGTTAAAAGTTTAGAGTCTACTATACTAATAGAAAAATTAAAAGAGATTAGTGATAAAGATGATTTTGTAACACTAAAATGGTATGTAAAAAACTTTATTAAAGAAATCTCAGAGAATACAGTGATTAGAGTTTTTCCAGATAGGCAGTTTCATAGCATTTCAGAAGAAAGCATAAAAAAATTCTTTGATTCAAAGTTTAATATTGATGCTAGGTCTGATAGAATGGGATACCGTTTATGTGGGGAAAAAATTCAATTTAAAGAAAAGTTAGAAATGATATCTGAAGAAGTTTCTGTGGGAACTATTCAAGTTCCACCTGATGGAAATCCAATTATTCTTTTAGCTGATAGGCAAACTGCTGGAGGGTATCCTAAAATCGCTCATGTAGCTTCTGTGGATATTCAAAAAATAGTGCAACTTAAACCAAATGATAAAATAATATTTAAGAAGATAACATTAAAGGAAGCTGAAAAATTATATTTTTCTAGAGAAAGATATATATCAGAGATAAAAAAAGCTATAAAGTTAATAACTATATAG
- the pxpB gene encoding 5-oxoprolinase subunit PxpB, protein MKKNEFKTEISQISETCALIEFGKEINEDINKKVRILCAYLDKHPFNGMTEYVPAFSSVSIIYDPLYMKSESPYEVVKDILEDMISDLDFSSSDEEHIVEIPVCYGGEFGPDIEHVAEINNITVDDVIKIHSEGKYLVYMIGFAPGFPYLGGMSEKIAAPRRESPRTAIPAGSVGIAGMQTGVYPIETPGGWQLIGRTPIKMFDLDGNPKSLLQSGDIAKFYPISYEEYLKLKEEE, encoded by the coding sequence ATGAAGAAAAATGAATTTAAAACTGAAATTTCTCAAATAAGTGAAACGTGTGCGCTAATTGAATTTGGTAAGGAAATTAATGAAGATATAAATAAAAAAGTTAGAATATTATGCGCATATCTTGATAAACACCCATTTAATGGAATGACAGAATATGTGCCAGCCTTTTCTAGTGTTTCTATTATTTATGATCCTTTATATATGAAGAGCGAATCTCCTTATGAAGTAGTAAAAGATATTTTAGAGGATATGATATCTGATCTTGATTTCTCATCGAGTGATGAAGAACATATAGTTGAAATTCCAGTATGTTATGGTGGAGAATTTGGTCCAGACATTGAACATGTAGCTGAAATAAATAATATTACTGTTGATGATGTGATAAAAATTCATTCTGAAGGAAAATATTTAGTTTATATGATAGGATTTGCACCAGGTTTTCCTTATTTAGGAGGAATGTCAGAAAAAATTGCAGCTCCAAGACGTGAATCTCCAAGAACAGCAATACCAGCGGGATCAGTAGGAATTGCCGGAATGCAGACAGGAGTATATCCAATAGAGACTCCTGGAGGTTGGCAGCTTATAGGTAGAACTCCTATAAAGATGTTTGATTTAGATGGGAATCCTAAAAGTCTTTTACAGTCAGGGGATATAGCTAAGTTTTATCCTATTTCCTATGAGGAATACTTAAAGTTAAAGGAGGAAGAATAG
- the alr gene encoding alanine racemase, which yields MEKYFRSYARIDLDAISHNINEVKKRIGHGVKVMAVIKADGYGHGATVLGDFLKNEVDYYGVATIEEAMELREYGIKVPILILGYTSPSQYLTLVENDITQTVYNIEMAKEMSNAGEKCKKQAKIHIALDTGMTRIGFQPNEDGALAVKEIATFPSLNIEGLFTHFACADEKDKSYSELQIDRYDKFVELLEEKDINIPIKHMCNSAGIMEFDHHRFDMVRSGIITYGLYPSEDVNKDAIKLKPALQWKTHVVNVKNVDSGHGVSYGATYITKNKTKIATISIGYADGYPRALSSKAKVLIHGSYAPIIGRVCMDQMMIDVTNIDNVEIEDEVTLVGQDGRNAISVEELADIAGSFNYEFVCGIGKRVPRVYEGVEQECI from the coding sequence ATGGAAAAATATTTTAGATCTTACGCAAGAATAGATTTAGATGCTATCTCGCATAATATAAATGAAGTAAAGAAACGAATAGGACATGGCGTAAAGGTTATGGCAGTAATTAAAGCAGATGGCTATGGTCATGGTGCTACTGTCTTAGGAGATTTTCTTAAAAACGAAGTTGATTATTATGGAGTTGCTACTATAGAAGAGGCTATGGAGCTGCGTGAATATGGAATAAAAGTACCTATATTAATCCTTGGTTATACATCTCCAAGTCAATATTTAACTCTAGTTGAAAATGATATAACTCAAACTGTATATAATATAGAAATGGCTAAAGAAATGTCAAATGCAGGAGAGAAATGCAAAAAACAAGCTAAAATTCATATTGCATTAGATACTGGTATGACAAGAATAGGATTTCAGCCTAATGAAGATGGTGCTTTAGCCGTTAAAGAAATCGCAACTTTTCCGAGTTTAAATATTGAAGGTCTATTTACTCATTTTGCTTGTGCAGATGAAAAAGATAAGAGTTATAGTGAATTGCAGATAGATAGGTATGATAAGTTTGTAGAATTATTAGAAGAAAAAGATATAAATATTCCTATTAAGCATATGTGCAATAGCGCAGGAATAATGGAATTTGACCACCATCGTTTTGATATGGTTAGATCAGGAATAATAACTTATGGATTATATCCATCTGAGGATGTTAATAAAGATGCTATTAAATTGAAGCCAGCTTTACAATGGAAAACACATGTGGTCAATGTTAAAAATGTTGATTCCGGACATGGTGTAAGTTATGGAGCAACTTATATTACAAAAAATAAAACTAAAATTGCAACAATTTCTATTGGATATGCTGATGGATATCCAAGAGCTCTATCGTCAAAAGCAAAAGTATTGATTCACGGTAGTTATGCACCAATTATAGGTAGGGTTTGTATGGATCAGATGATGATTGATGTCACTAATATTGATAACGTGGAGATTGAAGACGAAGTAACTTTAGTTGGACAAGATGGTAGGAATGCTATTTCTGTTGAAGAATTAGCTGATATAGCTGGAAGTTTCAATTATGAGTTTGTTTGTGGAATAGGAAAAAGAGTTCCTAGAGTTTATGAAGGCGTAGAACAAGAATGTATATAA
- a CDS encoding LamB/YcsF family protein — protein MHEVDLNCDLGESFGNYKLGLDEEVISYISSANLACGFHASDPLTMSHTVELAKKAGVCVGAHPGLPDLVGFGRRNMNISQKEAKAMVQYQIGALDSFCKAQGIKMHHVKPHGALYNMAVKDIKLATAICEGIYEVNPQLILLALSGSEMVNAANNVGLKVAREAFADRAYEEDGTLVARTKEGSMITDEDESIKRVIRMIKENKVKTITGIDIPIKVDSICVHGDGAKALEFVRKIKAGLEEQDIKITPLYKLVSNS, from the coding sequence ATGCATGAAGTAGATTTAAATTGCGATTTAGGCGAGAGTTTTGGGAATTATAAACTTGGATTAGATGAAGAAGTAATATCATATATATCTTCTGCTAATTTAGCATGCGGATTTCATGCATCAGATCCTCTTACAATGAGCCATACAGTTGAATTAGCTAAAAAGGCTGGTGTTTGTGTTGGTGCACATCCTGGATTGCCTGATTTAGTAGGGTTTGGAAGGAGAAATATGAATATTTCTCAAAAAGAAGCTAAAGCTATGGTTCAATATCAAATTGGTGCATTGGATTCTTTTTGTAAAGCGCAAGGAATCAAAATGCATCATGTAAAACCACATGGAGCTTTATATAATATGGCAGTAAAGGATATAAAGCTTGCTACAGCAATTTGTGAAGGTATATATGAAGTTAATCCACAACTTATTTTACTTGCTTTATCAGGAAGTGAAATGGTGAATGCAGCAAATAATGTAGGCTTAAAAGTAGCAAGGGAGGCCTTTGCTGATAGGGCTTATGAAGAGGACGGTACTTTAGTTGCAAGAACCAAAGAAGGATCAATGATTACTGATGAAGATGAATCTATTAAAAGAGTTATTAGAATGATTAAAGAAAACAAAGTTAAAACGATTACTGGAATTGATATACCAATTAAAGTAGATTCTATATGTGTTCATGGAGATGGTGCAAAAGCATTAGAATTTGTAAGAAAAATTAAAGCAGGTTTAGAAGAACAAGATATAAAAATTACACCGTTATATAAATTAGTTTCTAATTCTTGA
- a CDS encoding putative hydro-lyase, giving the protein MNYSQMDPAEVRRLIREGEITGPTSGMCAGYAQANLVILPKDLAYDFLLFTQRNQKSCPILEVSDMGSRSLKYIANNVDIAKDIPKYRVYEDGILTGEYTSVEHLWRDNFVSFLIGCSFSFESELLEAGISIRHIEENCNVPMFKTNIECEPAGIFNGKMVVSMRPIPYDQIVKSVMVTGTMPKVHGAPIHIGDPSVIGISDVTKPDFGDSVQIKEGEVPVFWPCGVTPQSVVMNVKPKIVITHSPGHMLITDVKNVDLKY; this is encoded by the coding sequence ATGAATTATTCACAAATGGATCCAGCAGAAGTTCGTAGATTAATACGTGAAGGTGAAATTACAGGTCCAACATCTGGAATGTGTGCAGGATATGCACAAGCTAATTTAGTTATTCTTCCAAAAGATTTAGCTTATGACTTCCTTTTGTTTACTCAAAGAAATCAAAAATCTTGTCCTATATTAGAAGTTAGTGATATGGGAAGCAGAAGTCTTAAATATATAGCTAATAATGTTGATATTGCTAAAGATATTCCTAAATACAGAGTATATGAAGACGGAATACTTACAGGTGAATATACAAGTGTGGAACATTTATGGAGGGATAACTTTGTAAGCTTCTTAATAGGCTGTAGTTTTTCTTTTGAATCAGAGCTATTAGAAGCAGGGATAAGTATAAGGCATATTGAAGAAAATTGTAATGTTCCTATGTTTAAGACAAATATAGAATGTGAACCTGCAGGTATTTTTAATGGGAAAATGGTTGTCAGCATGAGACCTATTCCATATGATCAAATTGTTAAATCTGTAATGGTAACAGGAACAATGCCAAAAGTTCATGGAGCACCAATTCATATAGGAGATCCATCTGTTATTGGAATTTCAGATGTGACTAAACCAGATTTTGGAGATAGTGTACAAATAAAAGAAGGAGAAGTACCAGTATTCTGGCCTTGTGGTGTAACACCACAATCTGTAGTAATGAATGTAAAGCCTAAAATTGTTATTACACATTCTCCAGGTCATATGCTTATAACAGATGTTAAAAATGTAGATTTAAAATATTAA
- a CDS encoding DUF4392 domain-containing protein, which translates to MNQKELTLFNIGENLDNLMNLDPRGYGVCRILYSASREYTKEPLTTNAAKKLLDTLKEGDLVYIMTGFVLLPFKKAEMDGIVSSILLARSLVKAFNVKPVIICPEENMLAVKNLSAVVGLHCYDSIEELKEYPISMAAISFTKDASKAEQQADDIMSKGLPSAVISIECPGANSVGKYHNAVGLDVTELEAKQDILFTKLQDKGVLNIAIGDLGNEMGMGTIKEHLEEYIPYAAKGRCNCGCNGGIAVATKADNIITATVSDWGCYGLIAAIAYLKKDLEILHTKEMEEEAMVAASRSGMIDMYGWLTPAIDGFGLSMNLSIVNLMRECVSYAIKLEKTCATWFEKVIELGYYDNVIDTKDSNERLVMLK; encoded by the coding sequence ATGAATCAAAAAGAATTAACATTATTTAATATAGGCGAGAATTTAGATAATTTAATGAATTTAGATCCTAGAGGATATGGTGTTTGTCGTATATTGTACTCTGCATCAAGGGAGTATACTAAAGAACCTTTAACTACAAATGCAGCAAAGAAGCTGTTAGATACTTTAAAAGAAGGCGATTTAGTTTATATAATGACTGGATTTGTATTACTTCCATTTAAAAAGGCTGAAATGGATGGAATAGTAAGTTCTATTCTTCTTGCAAGATCTTTGGTTAAGGCGTTTAATGTAAAACCAGTAATTATATGCCCAGAGGAAAATATGTTAGCAGTAAAGAATTTATCTGCTGTAGTTGGATTACATTGTTATGATAGTATTGAAGAATTAAAAGAATATCCTATATCTATGGCTGCTATATCATTTACAAAGGATGCAAGTAAAGCAGAGCAGCAAGCAGATGATATTATGTCTAAAGGATTACCTAGTGCAGTTATTAGTATTGAATGTCCAGGAGCTAATTCTGTTGGAAAATATCATAATGCAGTTGGTTTAGATGTTACAGAATTAGAAGCAAAACAAGATATTTTATTTACAAAATTACAAGACAAGGGAGTCCTTAATATAGCAATAGGTGACCTTGGTAATGAAATGGGAATGGGAACTATTAAGGAACATTTAGAAGAATATATTCCATATGCAGCTAAAGGTAGATGTAATTGTGGATGCAATGGTGGAATTGCAGTTGCAACAAAAGCAGATAATATTATAACTGCTACTGTATCAGATTGGGGATGCTATGGATTAATTGCAGCAATTGCCTATTTAAAGAAGGATCTAGAAATATTGCATACAAAGGAAATGGAAGAAGAAGCAATGGTTGCAGCTTCAAGAAGTGGAATGATAGATATGTATGGATGGTTAACACCTGCTATAGATGGTTTTGGATTATCAATGAATCTTTCAATTGTTAATTTAATGAGAGAATGTGTATCTTATGCTATTAAATTAGAAAAAACATGTGCTACATGGTTTGAAAAAGTTATTGAATTAGGATACTATGACAATGTTATTGATACAAAGGATAGCAATGAACGATTAGTAATGCTAAAGTAA
- a CDS encoding D-amino acid aminotransferase, whose protein sequence is MKNLGYYNGEYGLLEEMKIPMNDRVCYFGDGVYDATYSRNHVIFALDEHIERFFNSAGLLRIKIPYSKEELKEILKDMVKKVDCGEQFVYWQVTRGTAMRNHAFPDTPANLWITLKPANIKDMSEKAKLITLEDTRFLHCNIKTLNLLPSVIAAQKTEEAGCQEAVFHRGDRVTECAHSNVSIIKDGIFKTAPADNLILPGIARAHIIKMCKKFEIPVNETAFTLKELMEADEVVVTSSGQFCITACEIDGKPVGGKAPEIIKKLQDALLNEFLEETKEE, encoded by the coding sequence ATGAAAAATTTAGGCTATTACAATGGAGAATATGGTTTATTAGAGGAAATGAAAATACCAATGAATGATCGTGTGTGTTATTTTGGAGATGGAGTTTATGATGCAACTTATAGTAGAAATCATGTAATTTTTGCATTGGACGAGCATATTGAACGTTTCTTTAATAGTGCAGGATTATTAAGAATTAAAATTCCTTACTCAAAGGAAGAACTTAAGGAAATTCTTAAAGATATGGTTAAGAAAGTTGATTGTGGAGAACAATTTGTTTATTGGCAAGTTACAAGAGGAACTGCAATGCGTAATCATGCATTTCCAGATACACCAGCGAATTTATGGATTACATTAAAGCCAGCAAATATTAAAGATATGTCAGAAAAAGCAAAATTAATTACTTTAGAAGATACAAGATTTTTACACTGCAACATTAAAACATTAAATTTATTACCTAGTGTAATTGCAGCACAAAAAACTGAAGAAGCAGGATGCCAAGAAGCTGTATTCCATAGAGGGGATAGAGTAACTGAATGTGCACATAGCAATGTTTCAATTATAAAAGATGGAATTTTCAAAACTGCACCAGCAGATAATTTGATTTTACCAGGTATTGCAAGAGCTCATATTATTAAAATGTGTAAGAAGTTTGAGATTCCTGTAAATGAAACAGCATTTACATTAAAAGAATTAATGGAAGCAGATGAAGTTGTTGTTACTAGTTCAGGTCAATTCTGTATAACAGCTTGTGAAATAGATGGAAAACCTGTAGGTGGAAAAGCTCCAGAAATTATAAAAAAATTACAAGATGCATTATTAAATGAATTCTTAGAAGAAACAAAAGAAGAGTAG
- a CDS encoding Lrp/AsnC family transcriptional regulator, which yields MDKMDYKILKCLKSNARSKASAISKEIHLSVSAVIERIHKMENNDVIKKYTIIVDQKKLGNDMTALMEVSLEHPKFYESFTKAIKCNDNIVSCYYLTGDFDFMIKIICASSNQLEQIHRQIKSLEGVSSTKTHFVLKSIKNTFSVIPDTIE from the coding sequence ATGGATAAAATGGATTATAAAATATTAAAATGTTTAAAATCAAATGCAAGAAGCAAAGCATCAGCAATAAGTAAAGAAATTCATTTATCAGTTTCAGCAGTTATTGAACGAATACATAAGATGGAAAATAATGATGTAATTAAAAAATATACAATAATTGTTGACCAAAAAAAATTAGGAAATGATATGACTGCATTAATGGAAGTTAGCCTTGAACATCCGAAATTTTATGAATCTTTTACTAAAGCTATTAAGTGTAATGATAATATTGTTTCATGTTATTATTTAACAGGAGATTTTGATTTTATGATCAAAATTATTTGTGCATCATCGAATCAACTTGAACAAATCCATAGACAAATAAAAAGTTTAGAGGGAGTCTCATCAACAAAAACTCACTTTGTTTTGAAAAGTATAAAAAATACATTCAGTGTTATACCAGATACAATTGAATAA
- a CDS encoding B12-binding domain-containing radical SAM protein, with the protein MKVLLTAVDSKFIHSNLAVRYLKNFTRDLDYEVKIKEFTINDREGRILEEIIKEKPDIVAFSTYIWNVELISRIANLIKRVDSNIEILYGGPEVSFDSRTFLKNNVGEYVIEGEGEKTYRDFVLHKLGKVKLEDVKGLHYKIDEVVYSNEKRPLMSMDEIVFPYEEGEDLSNKIVYYEASRGCPFNCKYCLSSTSHGVRFLDIDRVLNDLMYFINKKVRLVKFVDRTFNCNSKFAMAIWEFLIKQDTNTQFHFEISADILKPQEIELLSKAPKGRFRFEVGVQTTNDEVLRNINRFVNFSDIKEKVLEIEALRNIDQHLDLIAGLPGEDYESFEKSFNDMYEIKPEEIQLGFLKLLKGSSMREDADKYGMEFSPYPPYEILKTDKISYEELLKLKKVEEMVDKYYNSQKFKLIIKYFENKFEKPFNFYYSLGMFFENQGYFNKNIGNAEYYKVFLDFNESILKESNEHLKEIVRFNYLIFNKRRGLPEFLRSDMEKEEEKSIKEKLKEQYSFKEYHLEKFKIDLEKYIEAGEIVQENTYYLFNDKADYIRCI; encoded by the coding sequence ATGAAAGTACTATTAACAGCAGTTGACTCTAAATTTATTCATAGTAATTTAGCTGTTAGATATTTAAAGAATTTTACAAGAGATCTTGATTACGAAGTTAAGATAAAAGAATTTACTATAAATGACAGAGAAGGGAGAATATTAGAAGAAATAATTAAAGAAAAGCCAGATATTGTAGCATTCTCAACATATATTTGGAATGTTGAACTTATTTCAAGAATTGCGAATTTAATTAAAAGAGTTGATTCTAATATAGAAATTTTATATGGTGGACCAGAAGTCTCATTTGACTCAAGAACTTTTCTAAAAAATAATGTAGGAGAATATGTTATAGAAGGTGAAGGGGAAAAAACTTATAGGGACTTTGTTTTACATAAATTAGGTAAAGTTAAACTGGAAGACGTTAAGGGTCTTCATTATAAAATTGATGAGGTTGTTTACTCTAATGAAAAACGCCCACTTATGTCCATGGATGAAATAGTTTTTCCATATGAAGAAGGCGAAGATTTAAGTAATAAAATTGTTTATTATGAAGCATCTAGAGGATGCCCATTCAACTGCAAATACTGTCTTTCATCAACAAGTCATGGAGTTAGATTTTTAGATATTGACAGAGTATTAAATGATTTAATGTACTTTATAAATAAAAAAGTCAGATTAGTTAAATTTGTTGATCGTACCTTTAACTGTAATTCTAAATTTGCTATGGCAATATGGGAGTTTTTAATTAAACAAGATACAAACACTCAATTTCATTTTGAAATATCAGCAGATATATTAAAGCCTCAGGAAATAGAACTTTTATCAAAGGCTCCAAAAGGAAGATTTAGATTTGAAGTTGGAGTTCAAACAACTAATGACGAGGTTTTAAGAAATATAAATAGGTTTGTTAACTTTAGTGATATAAAGGAAAAAGTTTTAGAAATTGAAGCGTTAAGGAATATTGACCAGCATTTAGATTTAATAGCAGGACTTCCTGGAGAAGATTACGAATCATTTGAAAAGTCTTTTAATGATATGTATGAGATAAAACCAGAGGAAATACAACTTGGTTTTTTAAAATTATTAAAGGGATCTTCCATGAGAGAAGATGCAGATAAATATGGAATGGAATTTTCACCATATCCACCATATGAAATTTTAAAAACAGATAAGATATCATATGAAGAACTATTGAAGTTGAAGAAAGTAGAAGAAATGGTTGACAAGTATTACAATTCTCAAAAGTTTAAGCTTATAATCAAGTATTTTGAAAATAAATTTGAGAAACCTTTTAATTTTTATTATAGCTTAGGTATGTTCTTTGAAAATCAAGGATACTTTAATAAAAATATAGGAAATGCGGAATATTATAAAGTATTTTTAGATTTTAATGAGAGTATATTAAAAGAAAGTAATGAACATTTAAAAGAGATTGTTAGATTCAATTACTTAATATTCAATAAAAGACGTGGATTACCAGAATTTTTAAGAAGTGATATGGAAAAAGAGGAAGAAAAGAGCATAAAGGAAAAACTAAAAGAACAATATTCGTTTAAAGAATATCATTTGGAAAAATTTAAAATTGACTTAGAAAAATATATTGAAGCTGGAGAAATAGTACAAGAGAATACTTATTATTTATTTAATGATAAAGCTGATTATATTAGATGTATTTAA